The genomic region GGAGCTGCATCATCCTGTTGAAGTATTCCTGCTTTTCGGCAGAGCAGAGGCAGGTGCTGTCTTTTCTGGAATCGACAATATACGGGACAAAACCGGCCTGCTGGCCGGGGGATCAGCGGGTGTTGCAGCCTTGGTCACCGACCGCGTATCGCTGGAAATTTCCACCACTTTTCAGGCCATGTTCGGAGCCGGTGTTCCCGGCCGGAATCCGAGTTATCGGGCACCATTCTTCTTTGGCCTGAACTACCTGTACTGAACATTGCGACGGAACAGAGGCTTGCCCTCTACGCATTTCACAACGAGACTGTCAGCTCTGCGGCCTTAGTGAAAGGAAGCCTTATCCCATGCGTCAGGTCTGGATAACCAAAGCCGGAGAACCGGAAGTATTGAAAGTTAGAGAGGCTACCGATCCTGAACCCAAGGCCGGGGAAATCCGAATCCGAGTAGAAGCGGCTGGCATCAATTTCGCCGATATCATGGGAAGAATGGGAATGTACCCGGACCTTCCGGGCATTCCCATCGTTGTTGGCTATGAGGTCGCCGGCAAGGTGGACATGGCAGGAGAAGGCGTGGACAGGGGATGGATCGGCAAGAATGTGTTCGCCATGACCCGTTTCGGTGGCTATTCGGACATGGTATGCGTTCCGGAGCGCCAGGTATTTGCTCGACCCGCTGCCATGAGCGCCCTAGAGGGAGCTGCCTTTCCGGTTGTCTATTTCACTGCATGGCAGCTCATTGTTGTAATGGGCGCCCTCAAGAAGGGCGAAACCATCCTGATTCATTCAGCTGGTGGAGGTGTTGGCATCGCCGCCATACAGATCGCCCGCCACATCGGGGCGACCATTATCGGCACGGCCTCCAAGGGAAAACATGACTATCTGAAAACCATCGGCGTGCATCACTGCATCGACTACCGGACCGAGGACTTTGAAAAGCGTGTCAGGGAAATCACAAATGGCCGTGGAGTTGAGCTTATTATCGATGCCGTTGGTGGTGATTCGTTCAAGAAGGGATTCCGCATACTTGCCCCCACCGGACGACTCGGTATGTTCGGAATGTCAGAAGCTGCCACGGGAAAGACCCGGAGCATTATCGACCTGCTCAAGATGGTCGCAGGCATGCCGTGGCTCCAGATCAATCCAGTAACTTTGATGAATGAGAACAAGGCGGCTTTCGGTGTCAACATGGGACATATGTGGGGCGAGGTCGAGCGGCTCAGGAACTGGGGCGAGGAAATGCTTGTCCTTTATGAGCGCGGAATCCTGAAACCGGTTGTAGACAAGACTTTTAGTTTTGCTGATGCACCGAAAGCGCACCATTACATCCAGGACCGGAAAAATACGGGCAAAGTGCTTCTGGTGCCCTGACCGGTCAGTTAATCCTGAACAGCGACTTGGCGTAACAGATCAAGACTGTCCAGAGACAGACCGGCGCCCCGTGCGACGCAGGTAAGCGGATCATCGGCAATAATGACCGGGAGGCCTGTCTCTTCGATAAGAAGCTGGTCCAGACCCTGAATAAGTGCGCCCCCGCCAGCAAGTACAATACCCTTGTCCACCACATCGGCGGCCAGTTCCGGCGGCGTGCGTTCAAGGGCGATCTTCACCGCTTCCACAATCGCATGCACAGGTTCAGAAATCGCCTCACGCGCTTCATCCGAATTGATGGTAAGCGTCTTTGGTATGCCGGCAAGCAGATCCCGGCCGCGCACATCCATGTCACGAGAGGGCTCGGACCGGTACGCATTTCCGATCTTGATCTTGATCATTTCGGCCGTTGCTTCACCAATCAGCAGATTGTACTTGCGCTTGATGTACTGGAGAATCGCTTCATCTATCTTGTCTCCCGCAACACGCACTGACCGGCTATAAACAATTCCTCCCAGAGAGATCACGGCGACTTCGGTGGTCCCACCACCAATATCGACAATCATGTTGCCGCTGGGCTCAGTCACCGGAAGTCCAGCCCCGATAGCAGCCGCCATGGGCTCTTCCATGAGAAACACCTCACGGGCTCCGGCGTGAATGGCCGATTCACGAACCGCGCGTTTTTCCACCTGTGTAACGCCGCTCGGGATACAGATAACAATGCGTGGAGCAACCAAGGTCGTGCGCTGGTTGTGTGCCTTCTTGATGAAGTAGTCGAGCATCTTCTCGGCCACCTGAAAATCGGCAATAACGCCTTCCTTCATCGGCCGGATCGCCTGAATATTCCCAGGAGTGCGGCCGAGCATGTTCTTGGCTTCGCGGCCCACAGCCAGCACATCGTATCGCCCCTGCGCATTGCGCTGGACAGCCACGACCGAAGGTTCGTTTACAATGACACCCTTGCCCTTGACGAACACCAGCGTATTCGCCGTACCGAGATCAATGGCAATATCGTCACTGAACAGACTGTAAATCCGGTCGAAAAAACCCACGTTATCAATCCAGCCTTCGTGCCCGATTTTTCCGGACTACTTCAATCTTTAGAGCCCCGCGCCCTCAAGGGCAAACCGGCTATCCCGGCACTACGCGGAGTGCCTGTTCCAGATCGTCAATCAGATCCTGCGTATCCTCGACGCCCACGGCATAGCGGACAAGCTGGTCGGAAATACCAACTGCCTGCCGTTCCTCAGTCGAGAGCTCATAAAAGCTCATCAATGAGGGTTGCTCGACAAGACTCTCCGTGCCACCCAGTGATGGTGCGATATAGGGAATCTGGCAGGCATCGATGAACCTGGATATCTGCTCCAGACTGGCCTTCACCTCGAATGACACCACACCACCAAAGCCTTTCATTTGTGCAGCTGCAACCTTGTGGTTGTGATGGCTTTCCAGCCCCGGATAGTAAACCTGGGCTATCTTGGGATGCTTTTCCAGATAACGGGCAATAGCCAGAGCCGATTCGTTCTGGCGGACCATACGGAGCGGGAAGGTCTTGAGCCCCCGGATCAGCAGATAGGCTGCCTGTGGATCTGGCACACCACCCATGACGCCCTGGAATTTCCGGATACCATCCACGAAATCACGCTTTCCGCAGATGACTCCGGCAAGCAGGTCGTTATGCCCACCCAGATATTTCGTGGCTGAGTGCATAACCAGATCGACCCCGTAGTCGAGCGGGGTCTGGTTCAGCGGCGTGGCGAATGTAGAATCAATAATCACCTTGATCCGGTGGCGGCGGGCGATATCCACCACCTTGGGCAGATCAATAACGTTCATGTAGGGATTGGTCGGTGACTCTGAGAATAGCAGCTTAGTCTTCGGTGTAATGGCCTTTTCCAGTGCCTCATAGTCACGGGGATCAACAACCGAGGTCTCTACACCGAACTTCGCCAATGTCTGCAGACAGAACTGCCGGGTACGCCGGTAAGAATCAGCTGTCAGGATCATGTGGTCGCCGCTCTTAAGCAGGGCCAGAAGCGTGGATGTCACGGCGTTCATGCCGGAAGCAAACAAAAGCGCGTCTTCAGCGTGGTCGAGCGCAGCGAGCTTCATTTCCGCAGTACGGGTCGTGGGGTTGCCGTACCGGCCATATTCCATCCGGTCGAGCTTGCCTTCCATATAGTCACACAGCTCCTGCGTGTTTTCGAACACGTAGGTCGAAGCATGATAAACCGCTGTTGAAATCGAGTGAGCCGCTTTCTTGCGCGGCTCGCCGCCATGAACAGCAAGCGTAGAAATTCCTGGTTTCTTGTCACTCATATTGATGCTCATTATCCCCGGCAAAGAACGAACTGGACGGATCAGGTTCCCGACGCTCCCCTGGCCGGACGGGTAAAACCCAACCGGTCGCGGATGGCGTTGCGGACCAATTCAGCATTGTTGGGAAGCTCGACCGGCCGGTTTGCGTACCGGGACAGCACGCCATCTATCTGGCTGCGATGGTAATCCACCTTGAACTCCGTGAACTTGAGTCCATGAGCAGTCGAAATCACTACCACGCGATCCTTGGGCTTGATCTCACCACGTTCGACCAGCTTGATGAATGCAGAAAGCGCCACCCCCGTATGGGGACAATTAAAAGTACCAGTCAGGTCCACCCGGGCAGCAGCATTGGCCAGTTCGTCTTCCGATGCTTCCTCCACCACACCACCGAATTTCTTGAGCGCCCTGACCGCACGTTTGTAGGATACCGGGTTACCAATGCGGATAGCCGATGCCAGCGTCGGCTTGGCCGTCATTGGTTCAAAATGCTCGAAGCCCGTCTGATACGCCCGGTACAAGGGGTTCGCGTTCTGCGCCTGTGCACAGCAAATACGGGGCATCCGCTCTATAAGGCCCAGCTCTTTGGCCATCTCCAGCCCCCGAGCGAGTGCGCTCACATTGCCCAGGTTTCCGCCCGGAATGATGATCCAGTCCGGCACTTCCCAGTCGAACTGCTGGAGAATTTCAATGCCAACCGTCTTTTGCCCCTCGATACGAAGCGAATTCATCGAATTGGCAAGATAGATATTCTCTTCAATGCAGAGTTTCTGCACCAGATCCATGCAACCATCAAAATCGGTATCGATAGCCAGAACCAGAGCCCCATTAGCCACGGGCTGTATAAGTTGTGCAAGGGAGACCTTGTTGTTGGGCAGAAACACAATGCTTCTGATACCCGCAGCGGCCGCATAAGCGGCCAATGCTGCCGAGGTGTCTCCCGTCGAAGCGCATGCCACAGCCGGGATATCGACGCCCCGATGGATCATTTCCTTCACCGCGGAAACCAGCGACGTCATGCCGAGATCCTTGAACGACCCCGTGTGCGAAACCCCGCACTGCTTGATCCACAAGTCCGGGACACCGATCTCCCGGCCAAACCGGTCTGCCCA from Deltaproteobacteria bacterium harbors:
- a CDS encoding zinc-binding dehydrogenase, whose protein sequence is MRQVWITKAGEPEVLKVREATDPEPKAGEIRIRVEAAGINFADIMGRMGMYPDLPGIPIVVGYEVAGKVDMAGEGVDRGWIGKNVFAMTRFGGYSDMVCVPERQVFARPAAMSALEGAAFPVVYFTAWQLIVVMGALKKGETILIHSAGGGVGIAAIQIARHIGATIIGTASKGKHDYLKTIGVHHCIDYRTEDFEKRVREITNGRGVELIIDAVGGDSFKKGFRILAPTGRLGMFGMSEAATGKTRSIIDLLKMVAGMPWLQINPVTLMNENKAAFGVNMGHMWGEVERLRNWGEEMLVLYERGILKPVVDKTFSFADAPKAHHYIQDRKNTGKVLLVP
- a CDS encoding rod shape-determining protein, translated to MFSDDIAIDLGTANTLVFVKGKGVIVNEPSVVAVQRNAQGRYDVLAVGREAKNMLGRTPGNIQAIRPMKEGVIADFQVAEKMLDYFIKKAHNQRTTLVAPRIVICIPSGVTQVEKRAVRESAIHAGAREVFLMEEPMAAAIGAGLPVTEPSGNMIVDIGGGTTEVAVISLGGIVYSRSVRVAGDKIDEAILQYIKRKYNLLIGEATAEMIKIKIGNAYRSEPSRDMDVRGRDLLAGIPKTLTINSDEAREAISEPVHAIVEAVKIALERTPPELAADVVDKGIVLAGGGALIQGLDQLLIEETGLPVIIADDPLTCVARGAGLSLDSLDLLRQVAVQD
- a CDS encoding aminotransferase class I/II-fold pyridoxal phosphate-dependent enzyme gives rise to the protein MSINMSDKKPGISTLAVHGGEPRKKAAHSISTAVYHASTYVFENTQELCDYMEGKLDRMEYGRYGNPTTRTAEMKLAALDHAEDALLFASGMNAVTSTLLALLKSGDHMILTADSYRRTRQFCLQTLAKFGVETSVVDPRDYEALEKAITPKTKLLFSESPTNPYMNVIDLPKVVDIARRHRIKVIIDSTFATPLNQTPLDYGVDLVMHSATKYLGGHNDLLAGVICGKRDFVDGIRKFQGVMGGVPDPQAAYLLIRGLKTFPLRMVRQNESALAIARYLEKHPKIAQVYYPGLESHHNHKVAAAQMKGFGGVVSFEVKASLEQISRFIDACQIPYIAPSLGGTESLVEQPSLMSFYELSTEERQAVGISDQLVRYAVGVEDTQDLIDDLEQALRVVPG
- the thrC gene encoding threonine synthase; the protein is MPATEKDLRAWYQCIDCRSQYPLLDEVIYRCRKCNGLLDVEHDMERLRSYKTGPEWRTLFESRQARSSWPYGSGVWGKKEWVNPLVRNDNVVSMFEGNSNLFWADRFGREIGVPDLWIKQCGVSHTGSFKDLGMTSLVSAVKEMIHRGVDIPAVACASTGDTSAALAAYAAAAGIRSIVFLPNNKVSLAQLIQPVANGALVLAIDTDFDGCMDLVQKLCIEENIYLANSMNSLRIEGQKTVGIEILQQFDWEVPDWIIIPGGNLGNVSALARGLEMAKELGLIERMPRICCAQAQNANPLYRAYQTGFEHFEPMTAKPTLASAIRIGNPVSYKRAVRALKKFGGVVEEASEDELANAAARVDLTGTFNCPHTGVALSAFIKLVERGEIKPKDRVVVISTAHGLKFTEFKVDYHRSQIDGVLSRYANRPVELPNNAELVRNAIRDRLGFTRPARGASGT